One window of Desulfovibrio subterraneus genomic DNA carries:
- a CDS encoding PSP1 domain-containing protein yields the protein MGLILGIKFREYGQIYYFEKSDFEVAIGDRVIVKTDQGQGLGTIVSERDDVPEEAEADEIKPVHRLATSEDLERDQENELLAREARQFCVDCIRSRDLDMKLVDVEVYFDRSKIVFYFTAPARIDFRELVKDLVKNYRTRIELRQIGVRHETQMIGAVGNCGMVCCCRQFLRTFAPVTIKMAKEQNLFLNPAKISGICGRLLCCLSYEQENYEEFYRACPKLGKKYQTVDGPVKVLRANMFRNSIAVLTETNEEKEIPLEDWEQLKPSRPDQAKQDAARAAAKRAAREAELAAEEASEAGTDDMTDAGAEEGADAVSAEASAIIPEGVAPEELAAVGTESENGAVIESGPEDVENVQGTAPAVEAGNTAEAAPAAEPQAPAAPAQDAAAAPEKPAKDTRLAPLRKPVKSADPSARKTSRGRRKRKRRPSSGGED from the coding sequence ATGGGATTAATTCTTGGTATTAAGTTCCGCGAATACGGACAGATATATTATTTTGAAAAAAGTGATTTCGAGGTGGCAATCGGCGACCGGGTCATCGTGAAAACCGATCAGGGGCAGGGGCTTGGTACCATTGTCTCCGAAAGGGACGACGTGCCTGAAGAGGCTGAGGCCGATGAAATCAAACCGGTGCACCGGCTGGCAACCAGCGAAGATTTGGAGCGCGATCAGGAAAATGAGCTTCTTGCCCGTGAGGCCCGTCAGTTCTGCGTGGACTGCATCCGTTCCCGTGATCTTGATATGAAGCTGGTTGATGTTGAAGTCTATTTCGACCGCAGCAAGATCGTTTTTTATTTCACCGCTCCGGCACGGATTGATTTCCGCGAGCTGGTCAAGGATCTGGTCAAGAACTACCGCACCCGCATTGAACTCCGCCAGATCGGTGTGCGCCACGAAACGCAGATGATAGGTGCTGTGGGCAACTGCGGCATGGTCTGCTGTTGCCGTCAGTTCCTGCGCACCTTTGCTCCCGTGACCATCAAGATGGCCAAGGAACAGAACCTGTTCCTCAACCCTGCCAAAATATCCGGCATTTGCGGGCGTCTTTTGTGCTGCCTTTCTTATGAGCAGGAAAATTACGAAGAGTTCTACCGCGCCTGTCCCAAGCTGGGCAAGAAATACCAGACGGTGGACGGCCCTGTTAAGGTGCTTCGGGCAAACATGTTCCGGAACAGCATAGCGGTGCTGACGGAGACCAACGAGGAAAAGGAAATTCCTCTGGAGGACTGGGAACAGCTCAAGCCCTCGCGTCCTGATCAGGCCAAGCAGGATGCCGCCCGGGCCGCAGCCAAGCGGGCCGCCCGCGAAGCTGAACTTGCAGCCGAGGAAGCATCGGAAGCCGGAACGGACGATATGACCGATGCCGGGGCAGAGGAGGGGGCTGATGCAGTTTCCGCCGAGGCCTCAGCCATTATTCCCGAAGGAGTGGCTCCCGAAGAGCTGGCCGCCGTGGGCACAGAATCCGAAAACGGTGCTGTGATCGAATCCGGCCCTGAAGACGTTGAAAACGTTCAGGGAACGGCACCTGCCGTTGAAGCCGGAAACACAGCTGAAGCCGCTCCTGCTGCAGAACCGCAGGCACCTGCCGCTCCGGCTCAGGATGCGGCGGCCGCCCCTGAAAAGCCGGCCAAGGACACGCGCCTTGCCCCGCTGCGCAAACCGGTCAAGAGTGCGGACCCTTCCGCCAGAAAGACCAGCAGAGGCCGTCGCAAACGCAAGCGTCGCCCTTCTTCCGGCGGTGAAGATTAG
- the metG gene encoding methionine--tRNA ligase, translating into MQSFYITTPIYYVNAKPHLGHAYTTIIADTMRRFQAAIGKDTYFLTGTDEHGDKIVQAAEKNGCSPQEYVDSISALFRDLWPHLNISNDDFIRTTEPRHKKLVQDVLQKVYDNGDIYFGEYGGHYCYGCERFYPEKELENGLCPQHQTKPEYIAEKNYFFRMSKYQDWLKQHILDNPDFIRPERYRNEVLSLLESGALEDLCISRPKSRLEWGIELPFDSNFVTYVWFDALLNYVTALDWPDGEKFGKFWPGVQHLVAKDILKPHAIFWPTMLKAAGFELYNHLNVHGYWLVRDTKMSKSIGNVIEPLDMVQKYGLDVFRYFLLREMHFGSDASFSEEALVSRLNADLANDLGNLFSRVLSMNTKYFGGVIPAPAEYLQDDMDIRELAVNSMRNFQQLFENVRFSNGLESLWELVRALNKYVDTCQPWTLFKEGNLERLGTVMYTLLECMRKVAVHLWPVMPDSADKLITQLGIPFKPADINLPAEVESWGGLPSGITPAPGSNLFPRADLDALRKQSEEAKPAAAKDDKKGKEQKKADKPAPTEPAEIAPIDFEDFQKVDLRVGTVLLVENHPKADRLYRVEIDLGEEKPRQVCAGIKEFFTPEQLVGKQVVVVANLKPRMLRGIESHGMILALKTEDGMQLLTATATVPTGTKAS; encoded by the coding sequence GTGCAGTCCTTCTATATTACGACCCCCATTTATTACGTGAACGCCAAGCCCCATCTCGGTCACGCCTATACCACCATTATTGCGGACACCATGCGCCGCTTTCAGGCTGCCATAGGCAAGGATACCTATTTTCTGACCGGAACGGATGAGCACGGCGACAAGATCGTGCAGGCTGCCGAAAAGAACGGCTGCTCGCCGCAGGAATACGTGGATTCCATCAGCGCACTGTTCCGCGACCTGTGGCCGCACCTGAATATTTCCAATGACGACTTCATCCGCACCACGGAACCCCGCCACAAGAAGCTGGTGCAGGACGTGCTGCAGAAGGTGTATGACAACGGCGACATCTATTTCGGTGAATACGGCGGCCACTACTGCTACGGCTGTGAACGCTTCTACCCCGAAAAAGAGCTGGAAAACGGGCTCTGCCCCCAGCACCAGACCAAGCCCGAATACATTGCCGAGAAGAACTACTTCTTCCGTATGTCCAAGTATCAGGATTGGCTGAAGCAGCACATTCTGGATAACCCCGATTTCATCCGGCCCGAGCGGTACCGTAACGAAGTGCTTTCCCTGCTGGAAAGCGGCGCGCTGGAAGACCTGTGCATCTCCCGTCCCAAGTCGCGTCTGGAATGGGGTATCGAACTTCCCTTCGACAGCAACTTCGTCACCTATGTGTGGTTCGATGCGCTGCTGAACTATGTGACCGCGCTGGACTGGCCCGACGGCGAAAAGTTCGGCAAGTTCTGGCCCGGCGTGCAGCACCTTGTTGCCAAGGACATTCTCAAGCCCCACGCCATATTCTGGCCCACCATGCTCAAGGCTGCCGGTTTCGAGCTGTACAACCATCTGAACGTGCATGGCTACTGGCTGGTGCGCGATACCAAGATGTCCAAGTCCATCGGCAACGTGATCGAGCCGCTGGACATGGTGCAGAAGTACGGGCTGGATGTGTTCCGCTATTTTCTGCTGCGCGAAATGCATTTCGGCAGCGATGCCAGCTTCTCTGAAGAGGCGCTTGTTTCCCGCCTGAACGCGGACCTTGCCAACGACCTCGGCAACCTGTTCAGCCGTGTTCTTTCCATGAATACCAAATATTTCGGCGGGGTCATTCCTGCTCCTGCGGAGTATCTGCAGGACGATATGGATATCCGCGAACTGGCCGTCAATTCCATGCGCAACTTCCAGCAGCTGTTCGAGAACGTGCGTTTCTCCAACGGTCTGGAATCCCTGTGGGAACTTGTGCGCGCGCTGAACAAGTACGTGGATACCTGCCAGCCGTGGACCCTGTTCAAGGAAGGCAATCTGGAACGCCTCGGCACCGTCATGTACACCTTGCTGGAGTGCATGCGCAAAGTGGCTGTGCATCTGTGGCCCGTAATGCCCGATTCCGCTGACAAGCTGATTACCCAGCTCGGCATTCCGTTCAAGCCTGCGGATATCAATCTGCCCGCAGAAGTGGAAAGCTGGGGCGGCCTGCCTTCCGGCATCACGCCCGCGCCCGGTTCCAACCTCTTCCCCAGAGCTGATCTGGATGCCCTGCGCAAGCAGTCTGAAGAAGCCAAGCCTGCCGCGGCAAAGGATGACAAGAAGGGCAAGGAGCAGAAGAAGGCGGACAAGCCCGCACCGACAGAACCGGCCGAGATTGCCCCCATCGACTTTGAAGATTTTCAGAAGGTCGACCTGCGTGTCGGCACCGTGCTGCTGGTTGAGAACCACCCCAAGGCAGACCGCCTGTACCGTGTGGAGATTGACCTTGGTGAGGAAAAGCCCCGTCAGGTGTGCGCAGGCATCAAGGAATTCTTCACGCCCGAACAGCTTGTCGGCAAGCAGGTGGTGGTTGTTGCCAACCTCAAGCCGAGAATGCTGCGGGGTATTGAATCCCACGGCATGATTCTGGCGCTGAAGACGGAAGACGGCATGCAGCTGCTTACCGCAACGGCCACCGTTCCTACCGGAACCAAGGCTTCCTGA